A segment of the Anoplolepis gracilipes chromosome 14, ASM4749672v1, whole genome shotgun sequence genome:
TTTGCCagaacttatttttaatttattaatatcaaactgTAATGGAaaacagaataatatatacataaataagtaacaatatataaataacagttttattgtaatgtaatgaaaaaataaagatttttatattatcaatatttatacctTTTTAATTAGTTCTGGATAACTGTAAAGTTTTTGAGTTTGCTGTTCTTTATGAAAACCACCACCAGCACCTATCACATAGTTCAATAATGCTAATGGAAAAATACCCTGTTCTCTAAATGACTCTATCTTTATGTCGCCTTGtctctttgataatttggATCCATctgcatttaatattaaaggtAAATGTCCATACTTGGGAGGACACCAACCAAACGCACTGTAATGAATGAAATCTAATATAGctacatataattgtatatcatttttaaatttaaacaaaaatttgaacaaaaaatttttttttaatctaaattaaattaaaaattaaaacagatatttatGAGGTTATTTTAGGTAAAACTACATACTTGTAAAGCATAATATGTTTGGGTGTAGAAACTTGCCATTCAACACCCCGTAAAACGTGAGAAATCTCCATAAAATGATCATCGACCACATTTGCAAAATGGTAAGTAGGATAGCCGTCTGATTTTACAATGATTGGATCTCCTTCAGTCTTGGTAATATCGTGCAACACATCCCCATAAACCATATCATGAAAGGGTTCCGGTATGGTTGATAACTGAAGTATTCAAGTAACTATTTtaacttgtaaaataatatgtttaaagaaaaatataaagtataccTTAAATCTGATACAATAAGATGAATTCTTCCTCAGCATTTCTTTCACTTGATCTTTACTAAAATGTCGACATCTGTTATCATATTTAGGTATTTGTCCATGCTTTATTGCTTCCTTTCTTAATAAATCCAGTCTTGTCTCTGTGCAAAAGCAATAGTAGGCAGAGTCATTGTTTAAGAGTTTCAGCACTTGTTCCctacaaaaattatagaaattaaataaataaaactattaatgaatttctcattttattttagtatctaAATACATACTTGTATAATTCAAGTCGTGATGACTGCACATAAGGACCAGTTGGACCACCTCTGGTAGGATCCTCGTCGGGAATAATTCCTGCCCATAGCAAGTCATCCTGAAGTTTCTCTACTGCCCCAGGAACTATTCTTGTCTGATCAGTGTCTTCAATTCTCAAAATGAAAGTGCCATTGTTATTACGTGCAAACAAATAATTGTACAACGCAGTACGTAATCCTCCTAAATGCAAATGTCCTAAAACACATGAATGACAATTaacattcaaaatatttgagtATCAGAGTTAATTCTTTAGTAAATAGGAGCAAGTTAGTTCATCACTGAAAGAGATGAAAATGATGACATAACAAAGTGTAAATACtctgaaaatatatgaatgaCAATTGACATTCAAAATATCTGAGTATCAGagttaattctttaaataaatggaatcattgtttaatctattattGAAGGAGAAAATAATGGTATAATGATCATTACCAGTGGGGCTGGGCGCGAATCTAACCCTgacgtgatattttttaaagaaacgtCTCTGTAACAGCTGGAAATTTGACGCTCGGAGGATATTACGCTGcatattagtattaaaatatcgttGAATCCTAGAAAAACTTATTGATCGTTCACGCAATGCGAATTCTAATGGAGGAACTTCGTTTTGAAAGACGCAGATTTGGAGCCATATGGTCAGCGCGTTCGTGATTAGACCGACACTgagcaatatatgtatagtaaacGTGTTGTCAAAAACCACAGATGGATATAATTcgataagagataaaataattcaaaaatttaattaaagctaatttctctctcaatattgggataaaataaaatatttatatatatatataatttttttttttaaattgtatattaatatatatttatgttaagaaaaaaaaagaaaataaagtaattaaaatctcAAAGAAAATGTTAGTTGTTGTCACAAAAttgattactttaattttctattgtttctttacattataaatattacatttaaacttaaataatacaaattatacacTTCCTTATCAATTTCATAAACGAACACTTTTGCAGAATAGTGGTATTTTTCCTCATTctcttttataacaaatatatttacattttagttTAATTGTTGCAATACATATAACATCATACAAATGATACATGTACACAGGTAAATCTGTGAATTGATATATCCTGTATGACTGTTACattactttttcatattttacattttactaaTACAGGCAACTTttgaatacataaatatactatataaagaTACTTAAGAAAAGAAtgatacataatattacacatattaagtttcaaaaattatacaaattatgctATCAATTGCAACGATTGAACTATATaccacaaaataaaaaaaaaaaaaaaaaaattgagcaaAACATTTCATAaagtataaaactttttacaaatattttcattttctagaAGACTTGTACATAATCTTtcaaacagaaaaaattacattattttatatatataattatatatatatatatatatatatacacagtcggatctcttatcctacgatcctcttatgctacgaaacctcttactctacgacaaaaaatcctctcatgctacgacgcgaaaggggaattataccccactctcaaatttttgtcgtaggatcagaggtttaaggggaagattccgaaccgaaaatgtcgtaggataagaggtccgactgtatatataattttatatataaaattatatataaattaattttacataaattttatatataatacatatatgcaaatatacataatttgcaCATTTTTGTCATATTCCATATAATGCTAAAACAAGCAACATCTATTatgtctaaaaaatataaatatgcacatatgtatacatatatgtatatatatatataatttttttatatacttcatatattttttatatatatttcatatattatacatacatatatatatatatgtatatatatatatatatatatatatatatatatatatacatatatatataattttttttagttgcaTAGAGACAATCCAAGCACATGCTTTTAAGCATTATGCTTTGAATATGATTTCGATTAAAGATTTGGCATAAACTGAAAGGGGCAGATTAGAGATCACGAATTGGAATGCTGAGACGGCGTGAGGCTGCCAGTATGCTCGGGGCTGTGTTTctgttttttccttttcttctctttctttcgttttttCCTTGCCTCCTTCTCTTCGTCGTGTCTCTTTTGCTTCTTGTGTTTCTTTTCGTGCGTATCAGAACCACCCACATCTGTCGTTGCAACCTCTTGTCCGCTGAGCACCTCCCCAGGCTTATGCTTATgttttttgtgtttatttttgtgttttctCTGAGGAGCTTGATTAACATATCTATATTGTTCTGgtaactgtaaaaattatattacatgcatagtaatttgttttttattctaatattctgtgtgtatatatatatatatatatatatatatatatatatataaacataatataatgtataagaatATCTTACCGGACCAGGATGCAATCGAAAACCAGCAAGTTGCACGCTTGTTAAAGGCAATAGCTCCTTACCACCAATTGGGGGTTTCTCAATCACTGATCTCAACGaactaaaaagaaagaataaaatgaaaaataattaaaatatcaaatttaaaaattcaaattaccTATTATCATGATGTCCAGGTTTGTCTATAATTCCAGGTAAATTTGGCAAAAAAGATGATAACTGTTCCTTGAGCTTTTTACCACTAAACTTGCTATAGGAATGTTCCAGACCATAATAGGCCATTAAATTTGTTGCTCCAGTAAGTTCGCTTTCCCCTAAGAGAGAGTAACAGATTTAGCTTTATAAAACTAtgcgaaaaatattgatttgaagtttcttttctcttctttcattACCTGGGGGTTCCTTCATCAAGTAAAAAGGTCCACTGTGAACGATAGAGGGATTCTTCCCCAAGGAAATGGTAGTTTTTAGTGTCCCCGTGGAATC
Coding sequences within it:
- the Glurs-m gene encoding nondiscriminating glutamyl-tRNA synthetase EARS2, mitochondrial, producing the protein MQRNILRASNFQLLQRRFFKKYHVRVRFAPSPTGHLHLGGLRTALYNYLFARNNNGTFILRIEDTDQTRIVPGAVEKLQDDLLWAGIIPDEDPTRGGPTGPYVQSSRLELYKEQVLKLLNNDSAYYCFCTETRLDLLRKEAIKHGQIPKYDNRCRHFSKDQVKEMLRKNSSYCIRFKLSTIPEPFHDMVYGDVLHDITKTEGDPIIVKSDGYPTYHFANVVDDHFMEISHVLRGVEWQVSTPKHIMLYNAFGWCPPKYGHLPLILNADGSKLSKRQGDIKIESFREQGIFPLALLNYVIGAGGGFHKEQQTQKLYSYPELIKKFDINKLKISSGKLMPEKLLEFNKLEIVNLLKNEKNHKFLVDRVKRLVLKAFSERKNEGSLQLDDHHIISTLKWSQNRISMLNDLVKEELAFLWIVPNITSVPNIEQAGCSDTIKLLNAELVEIDASNYKPDWMIPYLKDFAKKNKIPFAALMKILRSVLSGLKVGPPVAEMMEILGKDRTLLRLQRCRR
- the Med19 gene encoding mediator of RNA polymerase II transcription subunit 19; the encoded protein is MIMGDQFRKVEQYSPKSSPRGARSPVVSRQDSTGTLKTTISLGKNPSIVHSGPFYLMKEPPGESELTGATNLMAYYGLEHSYSKFSGKKLKEQLSSFLPNLPGIIDKPGHHDNSSLRSVIEKPPIGGKELLPLTSVQLAGFRLHPGPLPEQYRYVNQAPQRKHKNKHKKHKHKPGEVLSGQEVATTDVGGSDTHEKKHKKQKRHDEEKEARKKRKKEKKRKKQKHSPEHTGSLTPSQHSNS